One Alnus glutinosa chromosome 3, dhAlnGlut1.1, whole genome shotgun sequence genomic region harbors:
- the LOC133863318 gene encoding uncharacterized protein LOC133863318: MKLIAWNCRGLARASAIRSLRAKVRKHSPDILYLSETKIPPSAACFILNGLGFFSMVHAPPCGTKGGLVLAWKLGVDLECFQINVNIISAWCYSDPPNNRWMLSCIYGSPYASGKPEFWDNMMQLGTNLTVPWLCIGDFNMILSQQDKMGGLPYASSSTDSFTEFVNLFGMIDLGFIGNPFTWSNHRDGHQLIRQRLDRGMASSQWIHLFPSFSILHLPASGSDHNPLLLETVHSDKTLSRPFKFEEFWVHHPDCYSTISRAWSSYFFGSPGFILNQKLRSTKLALKLWNRLSFGNIQHQIHSLTSQLDELQKSIAFSSFSSQEWGLRKAIDDLRKHEETLWRSKSREQWLTCKDLNTKFFHLSTLIKRRRIAIDFLKLSSGAWISDRQAIGTTFCAHFAELFTTSNPDFPDELLNLFDTVISAEDNLFICSIPSEVEVHDSVFSIGATKSPGPDGFTGVFYQMYWTLVKPVVLGVCVRATSSDANSISACLQKYCSWSGQKVNSGKSSILFSKNTSSASISSILGIIPFKLSSSSPFHLGLPLFFGASRKEAFQPLLDKVLSKLNGWRAKTLSQAGRTVLIKSTASAIPAYAMSTFLLPSSFCNILDRRFKDFWWGFPPEKARNLCLKSWDSICLPRKQGGLGLRKMSTINLALITKLGWKFLHSNSLWVEHLQKKYIHYGSFFTTSTATTASWIWKGLQRCKRFLIAGSCLNVSVNSADCIWTTSWVPSLPSYRPSPRSPNSRFLPPLSISDLIMPGTRLWTKRLLSVLFEPFSAVAVGELPIMAASDKSYLWTSSCSGRFSTSMAYLSILNNDFTGSHLCPLSTFWRDIWKLQLTDRLRIFIWKIAWNILPTTQRLQSIIPTYHPDASCPLCKSGQDSIRHLFFHCHFARVVWRLSPWPLDSTTFDSPDLLNWVRVILYPDVLLNIPFLEKHRFQVFAAVTCDLLWFHRNKAYHDGLIFDARSIANLICISYHQHCDAWSAKLFPKPEKWIRPPLHWYKINFDTAIRASFSCQAAICRDNKGKLIKAATRIQAACSSNKGEALAAQLVVSLASSLRLDRFIIEGDSQIVIHALQQPNIVQDWRITDIIQQTLDLFPPDSTWSFRKVNRSANFGAHYVAHWAAARFQSSSIPTSSSAISSATNQIFALANNAAFCTLNYMVLTCLMPKERNGKNQEYHHGADLLNAKQPESFNNGKN; encoded by the exons ATGAAACTAATAGCATGGAATTGCAGAGGCTTGGCCCGGGCCTCTGCGATTCGCAGTTTACGGGCGAAGGTTCGAAAACACTCCCctgatattttgtatttatctgAAACTAAAATTCCGCCATCTGCTGCTTGTTTTATATTGAATGGTCTGGGGTTTTTTTCAATGGTCCATGCACCTCCTTGTGGTACTAAAGGAGGACTTGTGTTAGCATGGAAATTAGGGGTTGATCTTGAGTGTTTTCAAATCAATGTAAATATAATAAGTGCTTGGTGTTATTCTGATCCTCCAAATAATCGATGGATGCTCTCGTGTATATATGGTTCTCCTTATGCTTCGGGCAAACCTGAATTCTGGGATAATATGATGCAATTAGGTACTAATTTAACAGTACCATGGCTTTGTATTGGTgattttaacatgatattatcCCAGCAAGATAAGATGGGTGGTTTACCGTATGCATCTTCTTCAACAGATTCTTTTACtgaatttgttaatttatttgggATGATTGATTTAGGATTCAttggaaatccttttacttggtcCAACCATCGGGATGGCCATCAACTTATTCGTCAACGTCTGGATCGCGGTATGGCTTCCTCCCAGTGGATCCATCTATTTCCCTCTTTCTCCATTTTACATCTTCCGGCTTCGGGATCTGATCATAATCCTCTCCTATTGGAAACAGTCCATTCAGACAAAACCTTGTCAAGACCTTTTAAATTTGAGGAATTTTGGGTCCATCATCCAGACTGCTACTCAACTATTTCTCGGGCCTGgtcttcatatttttttggcTCCCCTGGATTCATCTTAAATCAGAAATTACGCTCTACTAAATTAGCTCTAAAGCTTTGGAATCGATTATCTTTTGGCAATATTCAGCATCAGATTCATTCCTTGACTTCTCAGTTGGATGAGTTACAGAAATCAAttgccttttcttctttttcgtcTCAGGAATGGGGCCTACGGAAGGCTATAGATGATTTGAGGAAACATGAGGAAACTCTGTGGAGGTCTAAATCCCGCGAGCAGTGGCTCACATGTAAAGACTTAAATACGAAATTTTTCCATCTCTCTACGCTTATTAAGCGTCGTAGAATTGCTATAGATTTTCTGAAATTATCTAGTGGAGCCTGGATTTCTGATCGTCAGGCTATTGGGACCACTTTCTGTGCTCACTTTGCTGAGCTTTTTACAACCTCCAATCCAGATTTCCCAGATGAGTTACTTAATCTTTTTGATACTGTTATTTCTGCTGAAGATAACTTGTTCATCTGTTCCATTCCATCTGAAGTAGAAGTCCATGATTCTGTGTTTAGTATTGGGGCTACTAAATCTCCTGGGCCGGATGGGTTTACAGGAGTTTTTTATCAAATGTATTGGACACTCGTTAAACCGGTGGTTCTAGGGGTTTGCGTCAGG GCTACTTCCTCTGATGCAAACTCCATTTCTGCCTGTCTCCAAAAATATTGCAGTTGGTCAGGACAAAAAGTCAATTCAGGAAAATCATCAATTCTCTTTAGCAAGAATACATCTTCTGCCAGTATTTCAAGTATATTGGGAATTATTCCTTTTAAATTGTCATCTTCTAGCCCTTTCCATTTGGGTCTACCATTGTTTTTTGGAGCTTCTCGTAAGGAGGCTTTTCAGCCTCTCCTAGATAAAGTTCTGTCTAAATTGAATGGTTGGAGGGCAAAGACCCTTTCTCAGGCTGGGCGAACGGTACTCATTAAATCTACGGCTTCGGCTATTCCTGCTTATGCTATGAGCACATTCCTATTGCCTTCTTCCTTTTGTAATATACTGGATCGTCGGTTCAAGGATTTTTGGTGGGGATTTCCACCGGAAAAGGCCCGTAATCTCTGTCTCAAATCTTGGGACTCTATTTGTCTTCCAAGGAAACAAGGTGGTCTTGGGTTACGGAAGATGTCTACTATAAATTTGGCACTTATTACTAAGCTGGGATGGAAGTTTCTGCACTCTAATTCTTTATGGGTCGAACACttgcagaaaaaatatattcactATGGCTCATTCTTCACTACTTCCACTGCTACTACTGCTTCTTGGATTTGGAAAGGTCTTCAGAGATGTAAAAGATTTCTTATTGCTGGGTCTTGTCTGAATGTTTCAGTAAATAGTGCAGACTGTATTTGGACAACATCCTGGGTTCCATCCCTTCCATCCTACCGGCCTTCTCCCCGTAGTCCAAATTCAAGATTTCTTCCCCCTTTGTCTATCTCTGACCTGATTATGCCAGGAACTCGTCTTTGGACTAAGCGTCTGCTTTCAGTTCTATTTGAACCTTTCTCGGCTGTGGCAGTTGGGGAATTACCGATCATGGCAGCTTCTGATAAGAGCTATCTCTGGACTTCTTCTTGTTCTGGGCGATTCTCCACTTCAATGGCCTATCTTTCAATCTTGAATAATGATTTTACTGGGTCACATCTATGTCCTTTGTCTACTTTTTGGAGAGATATCTGGAAACTCCAACTAACGGATCGTCTTAGAATATTTATATGGAAGATAGCTTGGAATATTTTGCCAACTACTCAGCGGTTACAGTCAATCATTCCTACATATCATCCTGATGCTTCTTGTCCGCTCTGCAAATCTGGTCAGGACTCCATTAGGCATCTTTTCTTTCACTGTCACTTTGCTAGAGTAGTTTGGCGTCTTTCACCTTGGCCGCTTGATTCAACCACTTTCGATTCTCCTGATCTACTTAACTGGGTACGAGTTATTTTATACCCTGATGTTTTGCTCAATATTCCTTTCTTGGAGAAGCATCGGTTTCAGGTCTTTGCAGCGGTTACTTGTGACCTTCTTTGGTTCCATCGAAATAAAGCCTATCATGATGGGCTGATCTTTGATGCTCGTTCCATTGCCAATCTTATTTGTATTTCCTACCATCAACATTGTGATGCTTGGTCTGCTAAGTTATTTCCTAAACCGGAAAAATGGATTCGGCCTCCGTTACATTGGTATAAAATCAACTTTGATACTGCTATACGTGCCTCCTTTTCCTGTCAAGCAGCTATTTGTCGAGATAATAAAGGGAAGTTAATCAAGGCGGCTACTCGAATCCAGGCTGCATGTTCATCTAATAAAGGCGAGGCTTTAGCTGCACAACTCGTTGTTTCTCTAGCATCATCCCTTCGCCTTGACCGGTTTATCATTGAAGGTGATTCTCAAATTGTAATCCATGCTCTACAACAGCCAAATATTGTTCAAGATTGGCGTATCACTGACATCATCCAACAAACACTAGACTTGTTCCCTCCTGATTCGACTTGGTCATTTCGGAAAGtcaatagaagtgcaaacttcggTGCCCACTATGTGGCACATTGGGCCGCAGCTCGATTccagtcaagcagcattcccacATCCTCATCAGCCATCTCTTCCGCTACTAATCAGATT TTTGCTCTTGCTAATAATGCTGCATTTTGCACTTTGAATTACATGGTGCTGACCTGCTTAATGCCAAAGGAGAGAAATGGGAAGAATCAAGAATACCACCATGGTGCTGACCTACTTAATGCCAAACAGCCCGAGTCCTTCAACAATGGGAAGAATTAG